A single genomic interval of Terriglobus albidus harbors:
- a CDS encoding LacI family DNA-binding transcriptional regulator — MNDEPKSISIKDIAEALNISIGTVDRALHGRRGVSEKTKTRVLKTAEQMGYKPNLAAQALKLNRRISIGVVLPKHISYFFDPLRAGIRAAAGAAMGSQISLEFHEYPRIGSGDIEALEAAHARKYDGLIFLPGDIQRFSPLIRKISRSGTPMMCVGSDAPDTGRIGSVSAHAYISGSIAAELLAHKLPRKANVAILTGELSTLDHAEKLSGFAATLAIQAPHLTLMPTLEGHEKPKEAYRQALTLMRQKDRPEGLYLSTANSIAVIEALEELGLLGKVQVVATDLFQDLATLIKSNKILATLYQRPFTQGKVAFENLVAYLTRGNLESPVVQLAPHIVLRSNLPLFASRISETDEGEPESDSLE, encoded by the coding sequence ATGAACGATGAACCGAAGAGTATCAGCATTAAAGATATTGCCGAGGCCCTGAATATCTCGATCGGAACCGTGGACCGTGCTCTTCATGGGCGCCGCGGTGTAAGTGAAAAGACAAAAACCCGCGTTCTCAAAACGGCCGAGCAGATGGGGTATAAACCCAATCTTGCGGCGCAGGCTTTGAAACTGAACCGCCGCATCTCGATCGGCGTTGTCCTGCCAAAGCATATCTCCTACTTCTTCGATCCGTTGCGCGCGGGCATCCGTGCCGCTGCCGGCGCAGCCATGGGCTCACAAATCTCTCTTGAGTTTCACGAATATCCCCGCATCGGCAGCGGCGATATTGAAGCGCTTGAAGCAGCGCATGCACGGAAGTATGACGGGCTGATCTTTCTTCCCGGAGACATTCAGCGATTCAGCCCACTGATCCGCAAGATCTCACGCAGCGGTACGCCGATGATGTGTGTCGGCAGCGATGCTCCCGATACTGGACGCATCGGTTCCGTCTCTGCGCATGCCTATATCAGTGGCTCGATTGCGGCCGAGTTGCTTGCCCACAAGCTGCCACGCAAAGCCAATGTAGCCATCCTGACAGGAGAGCTGTCCACCCTGGATCACGCGGAAAAGCTGAGTGGATTTGCAGCGACGCTGGCGATCCAGGCGCCTCATCTAACGCTTATGCCCACGTTGGAAGGTCACGAGAAGCCTAAGGAGGCTTACCGGCAGGCGCTCACCCTGATGCGGCAGAAGGACCGCCCCGAGGGGCTTTATCTCAGCACAGCCAACAGCATTGCCGTGATTGAAGCCCTGGAAGAGCTGGGGCTGCTGGGCAAGGTTCAGGTGGTGGCAACCGATCTGTTCCAGGATCTGGCTACGTTAATTAAGTCCAACAAAATTCTGGCGACGCTCTATCAACGGCCGTTTACGCAGGGCAAAGTGGCGTTCGAGAATCTTGTAGCCTATCTCACCCGCGGCAATCTTGAGTCTCCGGTCGTACAGCTCGCACCTCACATCGTGTTGCGGAGCAATCTGCCGCTGTTTGCAAGCCGCATCTCTGAGACGGACGAGGGTGAACCTGAGTCAGACAGTCTGGAATAG
- a CDS encoding DUF4432 family protein has protein sequence MGVHRKTIVLTNGSLSVSIVPEEGGRISSLVSRVTGIEFLTQSTNEDLHLKPGLDAQFQHGACAGIEECLPTVGICDDTTAGGPVPDHGDFWQLSWRVTAQSADNAALAANGFSRPLLFQKTISLQESGLSIRYRVQNIGQRDTSFLYACHPLFAIEPGDRVVLPSEAETLQLTYSRTGRMGKPGDQVAWPGNEFDVVLPAEAGDAEMLYSGKLSTGRCGLFRSEGKQGLLLSFSPQKLPYLGLWLCYGGWPGGSAPQQYAVALEPTTAPCGTLKEAHEKGLAFQLAPGEAFEWELGIHLTPSGITWETFRGAVDSGTQLFQTV, from the coding sequence GTGGGTGTTCATCGCAAAACAATTGTCCTGACAAATGGCTCGCTTTCAGTAAGTATCGTGCCGGAAGAGGGAGGCCGGATCAGCTCTCTGGTCTCGCGTGTCACCGGGATCGAGTTTCTTACGCAGTCAACGAACGAGGATCTCCACCTGAAGCCAGGCCTCGATGCGCAATTTCAGCATGGCGCTTGTGCGGGAATCGAAGAGTGTCTGCCGACGGTAGGTATATGTGACGACACAACTGCGGGTGGCCCGGTCCCCGACCACGGCGATTTCTGGCAACTCTCCTGGCGGGTGACCGCGCAATCGGCCGACAATGCCGCTCTTGCGGCGAATGGATTCAGCCGGCCGCTGCTATTTCAGAAGACGATCTCGCTGCAGGAGAGTGGTCTTTCCATACGCTATCGTGTCCAGAATATCGGCCAGCGCGATACTTCATTTCTGTACGCCTGCCATCCTCTCTTTGCGATTGAGCCTGGCGACCGGGTCGTGCTGCCGTCGGAGGCGGAAACATTACAGTTGACCTACTCCCGTACGGGAAGAATGGGAAAGCCTGGGGATCAAGTCGCCTGGCCTGGCAACGAGTTCGACGTGGTTCTGCCAGCCGAAGCAGGAGATGCCGAGATGCTCTACAGCGGTAAATTGAGCACAGGACGTTGCGGCCTGTTTCGGTCGGAGGGGAAGCAAGGGCTACTTCTCTCGTTCTCGCCTCAGAAGCTGCCATACCTCGGTCTCTGGCTCTGTTATGGAGGATGGCCCGGGGGATCGGCGCCGCAGCAATATGCAGTTGCTTTGGAACCGACCACAGCCCCATGCGGAACCTTGAAAGAGGCGCATGAGAAGGGGCTTGCTTTCCAGTTAGCGCCTGGCGAGGCGTTTGAGTGGGAGTTGGGAATCCATCTGACGCCTTCCGGAATCACGTGGGAGACATTCCGGGGAGCAGTCGATAGCGGCACTCAGCTATTCCAGACTGTCTGA